In Betta splendens chromosome 22, fBetSpl5.4, whole genome shotgun sequence, the following proteins share a genomic window:
- the LOC114849110 gene encoding G-protein coupled receptor 151, with product MDIDRPANVSFLDFVGGVQLLQSEETRTAMPIVLIGICVSGAVGNLLVLLIFIRDFRNGKGSEVKALLASLASTDMVILLLCAPVRAVTYYKQTWTLGSFVCSTTDWFQHSCIVAKTLILAVTTRAKHTLVPSAATGPLHSPTWIHGALAFVWIVSMMFPLPQLLFATTVQRSGDAVCVSEMPVCASDFMSLFYKIYPTATFVVPIILTLAYYTRTLHAAVNHAPCPQHQSKVTLVLMCLSGAHALMLLPEWGTFTWIRLGFNRPPVGLLIFAQVLLYACSSLSPVILMTMYDDVREGLINIWFIATCRRSKRLPGKTIPTTEGNGAEVGANAVSNAVSQDKDKSIPDVEHFWTGRRNTQVDDNQDPIPWEREEKML from the coding sequence ATGGATATTGATCGACCAGCAAATGTCTCCTTTCTTGATTTCGTTGGAGGAGTTCAACTTCTCCAAAGCGAGGAGACCAGAACAGCCATGCCTATAGTTCTGATTGGGATCTGCGTGTCCGGAGCAGTCGGGAACCTGCTCGTTTTACTCATTTTCATCCGCGACTTTAGGAACGGAAAGGGCTCCGAGGTGAAGGCGCTGCTCGCCTCTCTGGCCTCCACGGACATGGTGATACTGTTGCTGTGCGCGCCCGTGCGCGCGGTCACCTACTACAAGCAGACCTGGACCCTGGGAAGCTTTGTTTGCAGCACCACCGACTGGTTCCAGCATTCGTGCATCGTCGCAAAAACTTTGATCCTGGCAGTGACCACCAGGGCGAAACACACGCTGGTTCCCAGCGCCGCCACGGGTCCCCTCCACAGCCCGACGTGGATCCACGGAGCCCTGGCGTTTGTCTGGATCGTGTCCATGATGTTCCCCCTCCCGCAGCTGCTCTTCGCCACCACGGTGCAGCGCAGCGGCGACGCCGTCTGCGTGTCTGAAATGCCGGTGTGCGCGTCTGACTTCATGAGCCTGTTCTACAAGATATATCCCACGGCGACCTTTGTGGTGCCGATCATCCTCACCCTCGCCTACTACACCAGGACGCTGCACGCCGCCGTGAACCACGCGCCGTGCCCGCAGCACCAGAGCAAAGTCACCCTGGTCCTGATGTGTCTCAGCGGCGcccacgcgctgatgctgctgccagAGTGGGGCACCTTCACCTGGATCAGACTCGGGTTCAACAGACCTCCCGTGGGTCTGCTGATTTTTGCGCAGGTGCTCCTTTACGCGTGCAGCTCGCTCTCCCCGGTCATCCTGATGACCATGTACGACGACGTGCGCGAGGGGCTGATAAACATCTGGTTCATCGCCACCTGCAGACGCTCGAAGCGCCTCCCCGGCAAGACAATACCCACCACGGAGGGCAACGGAGCGGAGGTGGGCGCCAACGCGGTGTCCAACGCGGTCTCCCAGGACAAGGACAAGAGCATCCCAGATGTGGAGCACTTCTGGACGGGGCGCAGGAACACGCAGGTCGACGACAACCAGGATCCGATTCCGTGGGAGCGAGAGGAGAAAATGTTGTAG
- the mavs gene encoding mitochondrial antiviral-signaling protein translates to MSYASEKLRKGYLRRKMAVIVSNVKVKEIIVRLPCLTDHDRDTIEAKTETRGNFDGMVLLLDCLKRRENWPEQLIEALEACEHPTLAAEIRAEYNALRGINDSNPSPPSSIVNAHVHPPPSATELPVPQGAEKSTSNVAPSPEPVSPPKNPVRPQADQSPAAQFTGAASLPESVPPESTDIEAAPLPSTPPPSPETQRAPVATPVPPQRELKVHQEPEENSDSDIQDITGGTGIIPEQVETGTSMISSVVPAPPSCPVEHSKTDALPCSEPLQTITEVKPPQSPPPPQKQPSVNDQSAFLTRTPEKGPVQDTTPPVGGVPGTVLEPEQTSESNTAKVVESSKQTKIAGSASTLPAATGVDFLLADDVTGYLSKPEQLISYQPQNVGSPNIPAVVEPYSGNSERLLISDGAPDPTASACNLAWSDITSTITDTGSGVPCQDYGITLNHNEPEENHYESPSRSLETQEVREHVMHVSNEVSILNLEGQTPAPQAQMFNSGTSASSTIKADTVNAHSRENYRPSYPAPSNTSSQLPDPEEKEVSCMTKNTKYIVMAAGVGAFALLVAWKLRN, encoded by the exons ATGTCGTATGCCAGTGAAAAACTGCGTAAAGGATACCTGCGGAGGAAAATGGCGGTTATTGTATCCaatgtgaaagtgaaagaaaTAATTGTCCGCCTGCCTTGCTTGACTGATCATGACAGG GACACTATAGAAGCCAAAACAGAGACACGCGGCAACTTTGATGGGATGGTGCTTCTGCTGGACTGtctgaagaggagagaaaactgGCCAGAGCAACTGATTGAAGCGCTGGAGGCGTGCGAGCATCCGACTCTTGCAGCTGAGATCAGAGCTGAATACAACGCTCTGAGAGGCATTAATG ATTCTAACCCCAGCCCACCTTCATCAATAGTCAATGCACACGTCCATCCACCACCATCTGCTACCGAACTGCCTGTTCCACAGGGTGCTGAAAAAAGTACGTCTAACGTTGCCCCTTCACCAGAGCCAGTTTCTCCACCGAAAAACCCAGTGCGACCACAGGCGGACCAAAGCCCAGCAGCACAATTTACTGGAGCTGCTTCCCTGCCTGAGTCCGTGCCTCCTGAGTCAACTGATATTGAAGCGGCACCTCTTCCATCaacacctcctccttcccctgagACCCAGCGTGCTCCAGTTGCAACACCAGTGCCACCACAGAGGGAGCTTAAAGTCCATCAGGAGCCAGAAGAAAACTCTGATTCAGACATCCAGGATATCACTGGTGGTACAGGTATTATTCCTGAGCAAgtggaaacaggaaccagcaTGATCAGCTCTGTGGTGCCCGCTCCACCATCCTGTCCTGTTGAACACTCTAAAACAGATGCTCTACCTTGTTCCGAACCTCTCCAGACAATAACAGAGGTGAAGCCACCACAGAGCCCTCCTCCACCCCAGAAACAGCCCAGTGTGAATGATCAATCAGCATTCCTTACACGCACACCTGAGAAAGGCCCGGTCCAGGACACCACCCCTCCTGTGGGGGGAGTGCCAGGTACTGtcctggagcctgagcagacaTCTGAATCTAACACTGCAAAG GTTGTTGAAAGTAGCAAACAGACAAAGATAGCAGGTTCAGCCTCCACCCTGCCTGCTGCCACCGGAGTAGACTTCTTGCTtgctgatgatgtcactggGTATCTGAGCAAGCCAGAACAACTCATCAGCTACCAGCCACAAAATGTTGGCAGTCCTAATATCCCAGCAGTGGTGGAGCCCTATTCAGGAAATAGTGAGCGTCTGTTAATAAGCGATGGTGCACCAGACCCCACAGCTTCTGCCTGTAATCTTGCCTGGTCTGATATCACCTCCACCATCACTGATACAGGCTCTGGAGTTCCATGTCAGGATTACGGCATCACTCTTAACCACAATGAACCAGAGGAGAACCACTATGAGTCTCCAAGTAGGAGTTTGGAAACACAGGAGGTGCGTGAGCATGTAATGCATGTATCCAATGAGGTGTCTATCCTTAACCTAGAGGGCCAGACCCCAGCACCACAAGCCCAAATGTTCAACAGTGGAACATCCGCTTCCTCCACCATCAAGGCTGACACTGTAAATGCCCACTCCAGGGAGAACTACCGTCCCTCTTATCCTGCCCCGTCTAATACATCATCACAACTGCCAGACCCAGAGGAGAAAGAAGTCTCTTGCATGACAAAGAACACAAAGTACATTGTGATGGCTGCAGGAGTGGGCGCCTTTGCACTGCTGGTAGCGTGGAAGTTAAGGAATTGA